In Harpia harpyja isolate bHarHar1 chromosome 22, bHarHar1 primary haplotype, whole genome shotgun sequence, a single genomic region encodes these proteins:
- the SULT1C4 gene encoding sulfotransferase 1C4, with protein sequence MALDKMEDLSLKEPLRQVEIGEVEGIPFTKTMCTTWDQVWKFKARPDDLLIATYAKAGTTWTQEIVDMIQQNGDVEKCRRATTYRRHPFLEWSTQESSAASYSGLELAEAMPSPRTIKTHLPVQLVPPSFWEQNCKIIYVARNAKDNLVSYYHFHRMNKGMPDPGTWEEFIEKFMTGKVLWGSWYDHVKGWWKAKDKHRILYLFYEDMKENPKQEIQKILKFLERDVNQEVLNKILHYTSFEIMKGNPMTNYTNEFQGIMDHSVSPFMRKGVVGDWKNHFTVAQDKKFDEDYKKKMADTSLVFRTEL encoded by the exons ATGGCCCTGGATAAAATGGAAGATTTGAGTCTGAAAGAGCCACTGCGCCAAGTTGAGATAGGTGAAGTGGAAGGTATTCCCTTCACAAAAACAATGTGCACCACATGGGACCAAGTGTGGAAGTTCAAAGCCAGACCTGACGATCTGCTGATCGCAACCTATGCAAAAGCAG GTACCACATGGACACAGGAGATAGTGGATATGATTCAACAAAATGGAGATGTTGAGAAGTGTAGACGTGCCACTACTTACAGACGCCACCCTTTCCTTGAGTGGTCTACCCAAGAGTCTTCAGCTGCAAGTTACTCAG GCCTGGAGTTAGCTGAAGCTATGCCTTCTCCACGAACAATAAAAACTCATCTCCCTGTGCAGCTGGTGCCTCCCTCCTTCTGGGAACAAAACTGTAAG ATCATCTATGTGGCGAGAAATGCAAAAGACAACCTGGTGTCGTACTACCATTTCCACAGAATGAATAAAGGAATGCCTGACCCAGGAACCTGGGAGGAGTTCATAGAGAAATTCATGACTGGAAAAG TGCTGTGGGGTTCCTGGTATGACCATGTGAAAGGATGGTGGAAGGCAAAAGATAAGCACCGTATTCTCtacctcttctatgaagacatGAAGGAG AATCCAAAGCAAGAAATTCAGAAGATTCTGAAGTTCCTGGAGAGGGACGTGAATCAGGAGGTTCTAAACAAGATACTCCATTACACCTCGTTTGAGATAATGAAGGGAAACCCCATGACAAACTACACTAACGAGTTTCAGGGAATAATGGATCACTCTGTTTCCCCATTCATGAGAAAAG GGGTTGTCGGGGACTGGAAGAATCATTTCACTGTGGCACAGGATAAGAAATTTGATGAAGATTATAAGAAGAAAATGGCTGATACCTCTCTTGTTTTTCGTACAGAATTGTGA